From Toxorhynchites rutilus septentrionalis strain SRP chromosome 2, ASM2978413v1, whole genome shotgun sequence, a single genomic window includes:
- the LOC129766913 gene encoding uncharacterized protein LOC129766913, with translation MSANLRSLLKKERQLRDSVNLIRLFLENYSSERDNRQISVRLQKLEEVGKEFLETRAKIEMLLEDESTKCGEEETAEAEREKENFRVLQEFDDEFCNLKAELLELQMRKRQTFSNDDDCPQTRQSGGSFSKVKLPEINLPVFSGKIRDWVTFRDTFRSLIHNNTQLTPMDRFTYLRSSLSGDALQKISSIEQTAANYEVAWEALEKIYENKKLIVKAHLDSLFSLDVLKRESYEGLNHLISEFERNIQMLEKIGQKTAEWSTILAYMVGSRLDTVTLRHWETHHNSKDVPSYNNILEFLRNHCAVLQAVASSKPSNPDFRQPKLSVCHTTYGKGVRCPFCNDSWHSAFKCAKFQKMKISERIEAVAKYKLCRNCLHPGHFSMTCEKGLCHHCQQRHHSMLHLGQVRSPVPSPQVRPATIDQHFRQPKFTRSNQIQQNQPSTNNTPVTSATSHSTPTQPTTGLVTVSQTYTTLPVTPTHNILLSTAIVKVTDSCGNFKLARALLDSGSQHCLMTSTFFESLRFKKTPSYLVVQGIGSSRFTSTTAVSAEVAARTKTISLYSTNMHFYVLPRLTVSLPTSSFNPLILKLPESTLLADPLFYESSPIDIIIGAEYYFELLREGQQKATSEGPAMQNTLFGWVLAGKIPENTCGPSMSMVHVSVSMDIQEQLTKLWELETCRSKTTYSLEETACEEFFEKTTVRDETGRFIVTLPKKKMLINQLGNSKDVAVKRFMGLEKRFSMNAELKKLYTEFIHEYLALEHMKPISEDEREETGFYLPHHAVLKPHSTTTKLRVVFDASCKTSTGVSLNDALMVGPVVQEDLLDIILRFRVHKCAIVADIAKMYRMIGIHTEDQRLQRILWRDSPIEPIRTFELATVTYGTASAPYLATKCLQKLADEEVNKYPTAARVLKQDFYIDGLLTGTDNFEDGVKLVKELIELLESGGFSLRKWNSNCEAILKSVPRHLRDDRTILDLDSAHSSVKTLGLIWEPRTDTFRFSTPAWTSSTITKRTILADISRLFDPLGVVGPVIIQAKIFLQELWKQEYGWDDKLSVDIEQYWIEFRRNLAAIDGISVPRWVGIGNHANVVQFRGFCDASEKAYGACIFVRTVYGDGQVNVQLLTSKSRVAPLENLKTKKRKQSIPRLELSSALLLSHLYDKVITSLRIKPQSYFWTDSTIVRCWLASPPSRWKEFVANRVSEIQHLTRDGIWQHIAGVENPADIISRGMIPAQLHYQTLWFRGPSWLIFDESHWPKGGQIHEEELDQTIMEKKSAVIAILQSTPPSEIFSLKSALPNLIRIVAIIYRFRYNAQKVNHVSRRTGAITYYEYEEALHKVVRLSQQESFPQEMADLSNGRQLQSSSRIISLNPVLMNGLICVGGRLSHANITNSRKHPYVIDHRHPLAEIILTHYHRKLCHAGQQILVLAVRERFWPVNARNLARKVIHNCVACFRAKPRIHEQLMADLPPERVTPCSPFQRVGVDYCGPFYVAYPNRRSRPVKSFVAVYVCLVVKAVHLELVADLTTQAFLASLRRFVSRRGRPSLIMCDNATNFVGAKRELQELRKLFNDQQFQETVMKDAVEKEIEFKFIPARSPNFGGLWESTVKSFKTLFKRTIGTHILKYDEMVTILAQIEGILNSRPLTPLSNDPDDFEALTPGHFLIHRPLTAISEPGLQGIMENRLSAWQKVQRYVQSMWIKWSEQYLSNLHNRTKWTRQKDNIAVGTMVVLKEDNTPPLKWHLGRVTEIHAGPDGNVRVVTVRTKYGSFRRAISKICILPIRDNTVSGDGEN, from the coding sequence ATGAGTGCCAACTTGAGGTCATTACTGAAGAAGGAGCGTCAATTGCGGGATAGTGTGAATCTAATCAGATTATTCTTGGAAAACTACAGCTCAGAAAGAGATAATCGACAAATCAGTGTGCGACTTCAGAAGCTGGAGGAAGTAGGAAAGGAGTTTCTAGAGACCCGAGCAAAAATCGAGATGCTGTTGGAGGATGAGTCAACGAAGTGCGGTGAAGAAGAGACTGCAGAGGCTGAACGCGAGAAGGAGAACTTCAGAGTGTTACAGGAGTTTGACGATGAGTTTTGCAACCTCAAGGCAGAACTGCTTGAGTTACAGATGAGAAAACGGCAAACATTTTCAAACGATGATGACTGTCCTCAAACAAGGCAATCAGGTGGATCCTTTTCCAAGGTCAAGCTTCCTGAAATAAATCTACCGGTGTTTAGTGGAAAGATCCGTGACTGGGTAACATTCAGGGACACGTTTCGCAGTCTCATACACAACAACACGCAGTTAACACCAATGGATCGATTCACATATCTTCGTTCTTCACTCTCTGGAGATGCCCTTCAGAAAATAAGCTCCATTGAGCAGACAGCAGCTAACTATGAAGTAGCATGGGAGGCATTGGAGAAAATCTATGAGAATAAGAAACTTATAGTCAAGGCGCATTTGGATTCTTTATTCTCGTTGGATGTATTGAAACGGGAAAGCTATGAGGGATTAAACCATCTCATTAGCGAATTCGAAAGAAATATACAGATGCTAGAAAAAATAGGTCAGAAAACCGCAGAATGGAGCACCATTTTGGCATACATGGTAGGCTCAAGACTGGACACAGTCACGTTACGTCACTGGGAAACACATCATAATTCTAAGGATGTCCCGTCATACAACAATATACTTGAGTTTCTGCGTAATCACTGTGCAGTATTACAGGCTGTAGCGTCATCAAAACCTAGTAATCCAGATTTCCGTCAACCAAAACTATCAGTGTGTCACACCACGTATGGAAAAGGTGTTCGATGTCCATTCTGTAACGATTCTTGGCATTCTGCTTTTAAATGTGCTAAATTccagaaaatgaaaatttctgaGCGAATCGAAGCAGTAGCGAAATACAAACTGTGCCGTAATTGCCTTCACCCGGGACATTTCTCAATGACCTGCGAGAAAGGATTGTGCCACCACTGCCAGCAGCGCCACCATTCCATGTTACACTTAGGACAGGTAAGATCCCCAGTTCCCTCACCGCAAGTAAGACCCGCGACAATagaccaacattttcgacaaCCAAAATTCACACGCTCGAATCAGATTCAACAAAATCAACCGTCGACCAACAATACACCTGTTACGTCTGCCACCTCGCATAGCACACCCACACAACCCACTACAGGTCTGGTCACTGTAAGTCAAACCTACACCACTTTACCCGTTACACCCACACACAACATTCTCTTATCAACGGCGATAGTTAAAGTGACAGATTCTTGCGGAAATTTCAAGTTAGCACGAGCACTACTGGACTCTGGATCCCAGCATTGCCTCATGACTTCCACATTTTTTGAAAGTTTGCGGTTCAAGAAAACTCCATCCTATCTAGTTGTCCAAGGTATAGGATCTAGTCGGTTCACGTCAACTACAGCAGTCAGTGCGGAAGTAGCAGCCAGAACGAAAACCATATCGCTATATTCTACGAACATGCACTTTTATGTGCTGCCAAGGCTAACTGTGTCGCTGCCAACTTCTAGCTTCAATCCATTGATCCTCAAACTTCCTGAGTCAACGCTATTAGCTGATCCGTTATTTTATGAATCCAGTCCAATTGATATCATTATCGGAGCAGAGTATTATTTTGAGCTGTTACGTGAGGGACAACAGAAGGCAACGTCAGAGGGACCTGCAATGCAGAACACGTTATTTGGATGGGTTCTTGCTGGCAAAATTCCTGAGAATACGTGCGGTCCATCAATGTCGATGGTCCATGTTAGTGTTTCAATGGACATCCAAGAGCAACTGACTAAATTGTGGGAATTGGAAACGTGTAGATCGAAAACCACTTACTCTCTCGAAGAGACAGCATGTGAGGAGTTCTTTGAAAAAACGACAGTACGAGATGAAACCGGGAGATTCATAGTGACGTTAcctaagaaaaaaatgttgattaatCAGCTCGGAAATTCAAAAGATGTTGCAGTCAAACGTTTTATGGGACTGGAGAAAAGATTCTCGATGAATGCAGAACTCAAGAAACTGTATACAGAATTCATTCACGAATATTTAGCGCTCGAACACATGAAACCTATCAGCGAGGATGAAAGGGAAGAGACAGGCTTCTACCTTCCACATCATGCCGTTTTGAAACCGCATAGTACCACAACAAAGTTACGTGTTGTTTTCGATGCCTCCTGTAAAACTAGTACAGGAGTATCGTTGAATGATGCACTAATGGTCGGTCCAGTTGTCCAAGAGGATTTGTTGGACATCATTCTGCGTTTTCGGGTCCATAAATGTGCTATAGTCGCTGATATAGCGAAGATGTATCGCATGATAGGTATCCACACGGAAGATCAGCGACTACAGCGAATACTGTGGAGAGATTCACCGATAGAACCAATCCGTACGTTTGAATTAGCTACAGTTACGTATGGTACGGCTTCGGCTCCATATTTGGCAACGAAGTGCCTACAGAAATTGGCAGATGAGGAAGTAAATAAATATCCAACAGCGGCAAGGGTGTTAAAGCAAGACTTCTACATAGATGGTTTGCTGACCGGAACGGACAACTTCGAAGATGGCGTAAAATTAGTGAAGGAACTgatagaattattggaatcagGTGGATTCTCTTTGCGCAAATGGAATTCTAATTGCGAGGCGATCCTGAAGAGCGTACCTCGTCATCTACGTGACGATCGAACCATTTTAGATTTGGATTCAGCTCATTCATCAGTAAAAACGTTGGGCTTGATTTGGGAGCCCCGAACAGATACCTTCCGTTTCAGCACACCTGCATGGACTTCATCGACTATCACGAAGCGAACGATACTAGCTGATATCTCACGACTGTTTGACCCATTGGGGGTAGTTGGTCCGGTCATCATCCAAGCGAAGATATTCCTTCAGGAACTGTGGAAACAAGAATACGGCTGGGATGACAAACTGAGCGTCGATATTGAACAATATtggatcgaatttagaagaaaTCTCGCAGCAATCGACGGAATATCGGTGCCTCGTTGGGTTGGAATCGGCAACCATGCGAACGTAGTGCAGTTTCGTGGATTCTGCGACGCTTCGGAGAAAGCGTATGGAGCTTGTATTTTTGTGCGAACAGTTTATGGAGACGGACAAGTGAATGTGCAGCTATTAACGTCAAAATCCAGGGTGGCTCCTCTagagaatttaaaaacaaaaaaaagaaaacagtcGATTCCACGTCTTGAACTATCATCGGCGTTATTATTGTCGCATCTGTACGACAAAGTTATAACCAGTCTTCGAATCAAACCACAATCCTACTTTTGGACGGATTCTACGATAGTGAGATGCTGGCTTGCGTCGCCACcttcaagatggaaggaatttGTTGCAAATCGAGTCTCCGAAATTCAGCATCTTACAAGAGACGGGATATGGCAGCATATAGCAGGAGTAGAAAATCCTGCCGACATAATCTCGAGAGGAATGATCCCGGCGCAACTCCATTATCAGACGCTGTGGTTCCGTGGTCCTTCCTGGCTAATATTCGATGAATCCCACTGGCCAAAGGGTGGTCAAATCCACGAAGAAGAACTAGATCAAACAATTATGGAGAAGAAAAGTGCTGTCATTGCTATTCTGCAATCAACCCCGCCGAGCGAAATATTCAGCTTGAAATCAGCGCTGCCGAATTTAATTCGTATCGTAGCAATCATCTATCGTTTCCGTTACAATGCTCAAAAGGTTAATCACGTCAGTCGTCGAACAGGAGCAATTACGTATTACGAATATGAAGAAGCTTTACACAAGGTAGTTCGGCTCTCACAACAGGAGAGTTTTCCGCAGGAAATGGCAGACCTGTCAAATGGTCGTCAGTTGCAATCTTCCTCCCGAATCATTTCACTGAATCCAGTTTTAATGAATGGATTAATTTGTGTTGGCGGCCGGCTTAGTCATGCAAACATTACAAACAGCCGCAAGCATCCGTACGTGATAGATCATCGTCATCCATTGGCTGAGATAATACTTACACACTACCATCGCAAGCTGTGTCATGCGGGACAGCAAATATTAGTTTTGGCAGTAAGAGAGCGTTTCTGGCCCGTGAACGCACGGAATCTAGCACGGAAGGTGATTCACAATTGTGTGGCATGCTTTAGAGCAAAACCAAGAATACACGAACAACTAATGGCGGACCTTCCACCAGAAAGAGTGACCCCATGCTCACCGTTCCAAAGAGTTGGGGTAGACTATTGTGGCCCGTTTTATGTGGCTTATCCAAATCGTCGAAGTCGTCCTGTGAAGAGCTTCGTAGCAGTGTATGTATGCCTGGTCGTGAAGGCAGTACACCTTGAGCTTGTGGCGGATTTAACCACACAGGCTTTTCTGGCGTCACTAAGAAGATTTGTATCGCGACGTGGAAGACCTAGTCTAATAATGTGCGATAATGCCACCAATTTTGTGGGTGCGAAGCGGGAACTGCAAGAGCTCCGTAAATTATTCAATGACCAGCAGTTCCAGGAAACAGTAATGAAGGATGCCGTAGAAAAGGAGATAGAATTCAAATTCATCCCAGCACGTTCCCCAAATTTTGGTGGACTGTGGGAATCAACTGTGAAATCcttcaaaactttatttaaaCGCACGATAGGAACACATATTTTGAAGTACGACGAAATGGTGACGATATTAGCACAAATTGAAGGAATCCTCAATTCGCGTCCGCTCACCCCTTTGAGCAATGATCCAGATGATTTTGAGGCCCTGACCCCTGGGCACTTCCTGATACACAGACCTCTAACCGCAATATCAGAACCAGGATTACAAGGTATTATGGAGAATCGTTTGTCCGCATGGCAAAAAGTTCAGCGTTATGTTCAAAGCATGTGGATAAAATGGTCAGAACAGTACTTGTCCAACCTCCACAATCGTACTAAATGGACAAGGCAGAAGGACAACATTGCAGTTGGAACAATGGTGGTCCTAAAGGAGGACAACACTCCTCCATTAAAGTGGCATCTAGGACGAGTGACTGAAATTCACGCTGGACCGGATGGTAACGTACGCGTTGTAACAGTGCGAACAAAGTACGGCAGTTTTCGTAGGGCAATCTCGAAAATTTGCATATTGCCTATTCGGGATAATACAGTTTCGGGCGATGGGGAGAACTAG